The following proteins are co-located in the Frigidibacter mobilis genome:
- a CDS encoding acetyl/propionyl/methylcrotonyl-CoA carboxylase subunit alpha has protein sequence MSFTRVLIANRGEIARRIQRGCRKLGLESVAVFSDADRDAPFVAEADHAVCIGGAAPSDSYLSVEAILEAARATGAGAVHPGYGFLSENAGFAAAVEAAGLVFIGPEPDAIARMGSKIEAKAAAEAAGVPVLPGYRGEDQSDARLLQEAKALGTPFLVKASAGGGGRGMRLVSDLGDAPEAIASARAEAQSAFGDPAVFLERYAPRARHVEIQVLGDTHGTVLHLGDRDCSLQRNHQKLIEEAPAADLPEAVRDRMRAAAVRLAQAIGYRSAGTVEYLYDPGRGEYYFLEMNTRLQVEHPVTEAITGIDLVEWQLRIARGERLALTQGDVQFDGHAIEIRVAAEKPAENFRPETGEITLWAPPAGVRLDTGVEAGSVVSHHYDSMIAKLIVHAPDRAGAIRRAITAIDAFAVGGVGLNLAYQRALLAHPDFQAFRHHTSGLPEMFPGGWTEPSADSRDMALAAMALHLRLVPAGASPWESLGSWRLTAPAGQPGAAFYWDTTKDDPIRVSGSGPVLTAIQPDGQTITVESAVLTGGRLSGRIDGVPFSRIAYVVRAPSHWRVHLQTPAGMTATDLRTLEDQHLQRATSGSGVADLLSAPMPGAVAEVRVALGDRVKAGDTLVVLEAMKLLQSLPAPVAGVVTEIYCAPGDTVAGHAPLIKLDPEENT, from the coding sequence ATGAGCTTCACCCGCGTTCTGATCGCCAACCGGGGCGAGATTGCCCGGCGCATCCAGCGCGGGTGCCGCAAACTGGGGCTGGAAAGCGTAGCGGTGTTTTCGGACGCGGACCGCGACGCGCCCTTCGTGGCCGAGGCCGATCATGCCGTCTGCATCGGCGGGGCCGCCCCGTCGGACAGCTATTTGAGCGTCGAGGCCATCCTTGAGGCCGCGCGGGCGACGGGCGCGGGTGCGGTGCACCCGGGCTATGGTTTTCTGTCTGAGAATGCCGGTTTCGCGGCGGCGGTCGAGGCGGCGGGCCTTGTGTTCATCGGGCCGGAACCCGACGCTATCGCGCGGATGGGCTCCAAGATCGAGGCCAAGGCTGCCGCCGAAGCCGCAGGCGTGCCCGTCCTGCCCGGCTATCGCGGCGAGGATCAGTCCGACGCGCGCCTGCTGCAAGAGGCCAAGGCGCTTGGCACCCCCTTTCTGGTCAAGGCCAGCGCCGGCGGCGGCGGACGCGGGATGCGGCTTGTCTCCGATCTGGGCGACGCACCCGAAGCGATTGCATCTGCCCGGGCCGAAGCGCAGAGCGCCTTCGGCGATCCGGCGGTGTTCCTCGAACGCTATGCGCCCCGTGCCCGCCACGTCGAAATTCAGGTTCTGGGCGACACTCACGGCACCGTGCTGCATCTGGGCGACCGCGATTGTTCGCTGCAACGCAACCACCAAAAGCTGATCGAAGAAGCCCCCGCCGCCGATCTTCCCGAGGCTGTGCGCGACCGCATGCGTGCGGCAGCGGTGCGGTTGGCGCAGGCGATCGGCTATCGCTCCGCCGGGACGGTGGAATACCTCTATGACCCCGGGCGAGGTGAATACTACTTTCTGGAAATGAATACCCGGTTGCAGGTGGAACACCCCGTGACCGAGGCGATCACCGGCATCGATCTGGTCGAATGGCAGTTGCGCATCGCGCGGGGCGAGCGGCTGGCGCTGACGCAAGGCGATGTGCAGTTTGACGGGCACGCCATCGAAATCCGCGTCGCCGCCGAAAAACCGGCCGAGAATTTCCGCCCCGAAACGGGCGAGATCACCCTTTGGGCTCCGCCCGCCGGCGTGCGGCTCGATACCGGGGTCGAGGCAGGCTCGGTCGTCAGCCACCATTACGATTCGATGATTGCCAAGCTGATCGTCCACGCGCCGGATCGGGCCGGGGCGATCCGCCGGGCGATCACCGCGATCGATGCTTTTGCCGTCGGCGGCGTCGGCCTGAACCTGGCCTATCAGCGCGCGTTACTGGCACACCCGGATTTTCAGGCGTTCCGGCACCATACCTCGGGCCTGCCCGAGATGTTCCCAGGCGGCTGGACTGAACCGTCCGCTGATTCCCGGGACATGGCCCTTGCCGCGATGGCGCTGCATCTGCGCCTCGTCCCGGCGGGCGCGTCGCCCTGGGAAAGCCTGGGGTCCTGGCGACTCACAGCCCCTGCGGGACAGCCCGGCGCGGCCTTCTATTGGGACACAACCAAAGACGACCCGATCCGCGTGAGCGGCTCCGGGCCGGTGTTGACTGCCATACAGCCGGACGGCCAGACCATCACGGTCGAGAGTGCCGTTCTGACCGGGGGACGCCTGAGCGGACGCATCGACGGGGTTCCGTTTTCGCGCATCGCTTACGTCGTGCGCGCGCCGAGTCACTGGCGAGTGCACCTGCAAACCCCTGCTGGAATGACCGCGACAGACCTGCGTACGCTGGAAGACCAGCATCTGCAACGTGCCACCAGCGGGTCTGGCGTCGCTGACCTGTTGTCCGCACCCATGCCCGGCGCCGTGGCCGAGGTGCGCGTCGCACTCGGCGACCGCGTCAAAGCCGGTGACACGCTGGTGGTGCTTGAGGCCATGAAGCTGTTGCAAAGCCTGCCCGCGCCGGTCGCGGGCGTGGTGACGGAAATCTATTGTGCACCGGGCGA
- a CDS encoding crotonase/enoyl-CoA hydratase family protein produces MTNTYNTILVETDARGVATLTLNRPDKHNALNGELIAELYDAAEKLAADNDVRIVVLTGAGKSFCAGGDFNWFASNVEKTRSERVAQSATLARLLRRLDTLPKPLIGRINGPAYGGGVGMISVCDYTIGAEGARFGLTEVKLGLLPANISPYVVARIGKVHSRETMLSGALFDTARAERIGLLTEVVAPGDLDATVNRVVHDHLQAAPGAVADTKALIAYVASHDLETNMIYTADRLADAWETEEGIEGINSFINKGVPSWRVK; encoded by the coding sequence TTGACCAATACCTACAACACGATCCTTGTCGAAACCGATGCGCGCGGCGTCGCCACGCTGACGCTCAACCGCCCCGACAAACACAATGCGCTGAATGGCGAATTGATCGCAGAGCTATACGATGCCGCCGAAAAGCTGGCTGCAGATAACGATGTGCGTATTGTGGTCCTGACCGGCGCGGGCAAGAGCTTCTGCGCGGGCGGCGATTTCAACTGGTTCGCCTCTAATGTCGAGAAAACCCGTAGTGAAAGGGTCGCACAAAGCGCCACGCTGGCGCGGCTGTTGCGCCGTCTTGACACGCTGCCCAAGCCCTTGATCGGGCGGATCAACGGCCCGGCCTACGGTGGCGGTGTCGGCATGATCTCCGTCTGCGACTACACCATCGGCGCCGAAGGCGCGCGCTTCGGTCTGACCGAGGTCAAGCTGGGCCTTCTGCCCGCGAATATATCGCCTTATGTGGTGGCCCGCATCGGCAAGGTGCATTCGCGTGAAACCATGCTGTCGGGGGCGTTGTTCGACACGGCCCGCGCCGAGCGGATCGGTCTGTTGACCGAAGTTGTCGCGCCGGGCGACCTGGACGCCACGGTGAACCGGGTGGTGCATGATCACCTTCAGGCCGCGCCGGGTGCCGTGGCCGATACCAAGGCGCTGATCGCCTATGTCGCGTCCCACGATCTGGAGACCAACATGATCTACACCGCCGACCGGCTGGCCGATGCGTGGGAGACGGAGGAAGGTATCGAAGGCATCAACAGCTTCATCAACAAGGGCGTTCCGTCATGGCGGGTGAAATGA